The window GCGGGTCAGTGACGTGTACGTCTCCGCGCGCAGTGACTACGCGCTCCGGGCCATGCTCGCCGTCGCCGCCGCGGCTCCGGTCGGCGGCGGCGAGCTGGTCAAGGCGGGGACGCTGGCCGACAGCCAGGGCATCCCGCTGAGCTTTCTCCAGGGCATCCTGGTCGACCTGCGCCGGGCCGGCCTGCTGGTGAGCCACCGGGGCACCGAGGGCGGGTACGCCCTGGCCCGTCCCGCGGTGGAGATCAGCGTCGGCGACGTGCTCCGCGCGATCGGCGGCTCCCTGACGACCGTCCGCGGCCTGCCGGCCGAGCGGGCCGGCTACGTGGGTGTGGCGACCGGCCTGCGGGACGTCTGGCTGGCCGTGCACGGCGCGATCGCCCTGGTGGTCGACCGGACCACCCTCGCCGACCTGCTGGGGGCGGAACATTCTGCGGCCGGCGCCGGGGAGACCCGCGCCCGCTGACCGCGCACCGGCTCCTCCGGCGACGGGCAGGCGGGCCAGCGACGGTCAGCCGACTGTGGGCACCGGCCGCTCCGTCGGGCTGCGAAGCTCGACCGGAGCGGCTGGCGCGGCCCCGTCCGGGGTGGCGTGCCACGGCGTGAACACCGCGACCACGGCGAGCAGCAGCCCGGCCAGCGCCACCGCGAGCACCAGCAACAGTTCCCGCGCCGCGCCCGAGCCGGCGTCGCCCGCCATGGTCACCCCTCCCATGCCGGGCGGTCCCGCCCGGATCTTCCCCCGCCCCCAGCTTTCACCACCCCCGGCGGCGGAAACAGTCGCCGATCGGACGTAACGTTCGCTGATTCCAGACTCAGCCGTCGGCTCCGGGCACGGGTGCCCGGAGCCGACGGAGAGCGGAACGCGGAGGGGTTGGTCAGGAGGCGTGCGGGGTGCGGGGGCGCCGCGAGCGGCGGGGCCGCCCCGAGGCGCGGTGCGGAGCCCGGCCGCCCTCACCGGCGCGGCCGACCGACCGGCCGCCGGCAGACCCGGCGGAGGCGGCCTGCGGCGCGGGCGGCGCGATCGTCACCGGCACGCCGGACGGCTCCCGGGCGCCGGTCACCCGGGCCAGGGCCTCGTCGCCGGAGCGCACCTGGACGGACTCGGGACGGATGCCGGCGGTCGACATCAGCCGGGACACGTCCCGGCGCTGCTCCGGCAGGACCAGGGTGACGACCGTGCCGGACTCCCCCGCCCGGGCGGTACGCCCACCACGGTGCAGGTAGTCCTTCGCCTCGGCTGGCGGGTCCACGTTGACCACCATGTCGAGCCCGTCGACGTGGATGCCCCGGGCCGCCACGTCGGTGGCGACCAGCGCCGTCACCTGCCCGGTGCGGAACTGCTCCAGGATCCGGGTGCGCTGCGGCTGCGACTTGCCGCCGTGCAGCGCGGCCGCGCGTACCCCCTTGGCCAGCAACTGGCGGGCGAGCCGGTCGGCGCGGTGCTTGGTGCCCATGAACAGGATGGTGCGGCCCTCGCGGGCGGCGATCCAGGTCAGCGCGGTGGGCTTGTCCACCGCGTCGACGTGCAGCACGTGGTGGGTCATCGCGGTCACCGTGGCGGTGCCCGGGTCGACCGAGTGCGAGACCGGGTTGCTGAGGAAGCGGCGCACCAGCTTGTCCACGCCGCCGTCCAGGGTGGCCGAGAAGAGCATCCGCTGCCCGTTCGGGGCGACCTGCTCCAGCAGCTTGGTGACCTGCGGCAGGAAGCCCATGTCGGCCATCTGGTCGGCCTCGTCGAGCACGGTGATGCCGACCTGGTCCAGCCGGGCGTCGCCGCGGTTGATCAGGTCGTGCAGCCGGCCGGGGGTGGCCACGACCAGTTCGGCGCCGGTGCGCAGGGCGTCCGCCTGGCGTTGCAGCGAGAGCCCGCCGACGACGGTGGCGCAGCGCAGCCCGACGGCGCGGGCGTACGGGTCGAGCGCGGTGGTGACCTGCTGGGCCAGCTCGCGGGTGGGCACCAGCACCAGGGCCAGCGGTCGGCCCGGGCGGGCCCGGCGGCCGGCGGTGCGGGACAGCAGGGGAAGCCCGAAGGCGAGCGTCTTGCCGGAGCCGGTGCGGCCCCGACCGAGCACGTCCCGGCCGGCGAGCGAGTCCGGCAGGGTCGCCGACTGGATCGGGAACGGCTCGGTGATGCCCTGGGCGGTCAGCTCGGCGAGCAGCGCCGGGGCCAGCCCGGTGAGGGCGAAAGAGGGTACGACAGTGGTCATGCGGAAGCCTTCCTCGACGCGGCACGTGTCGAGGGAGGGCGCCGGAGGCGGCGCTGTCACCGGCGGACCAGGCCGCGGGTGACTCACAAGCACGAACCGAAAGGGGTACGGGCCCCGGCCCGCCGCCGTTCGCCGCCTGCTCACGCAGGTCGACGGTGCGGCGGGCCGGTCCCGTCACCGCACCCGGAGGGCGCGATGGGTGTTACTGGAAGATCCGAAGATCAGAGCGGGCGGATGTTCTCCGCCTGCGGGCCCTTCTGGCCCTGGGTCACCTCGAACTCGACCCGCTGGTTCTCGTCCAGGCTCCGGTAGCCGGAGGACTGGATCGCCGAGAAGTGGGCGAAGACGTCGGCGCCGCCGCCGTCCGGGGTGATGAAGCCGAAGCCCTTGTCAGCGTTGAACCACTTGACGGTGCCAATAGCCATTTTTGTTTCGTCTCCTTGACGGAACGTCGAACCCGCACTTGTTGCGGGCTCGAAGAGGAGCGCGCCACGCGGAACTGCCTGGCTCGCTTGTCGCTTCTGGTCGCCCCGCCCGGAGAACTCCGGACACAACAAAGAGCGCCTGGGCCACAATCCTCCAGGCGCACACAGAGTCTCTGGGAACCATAACTGCAACGCGACCAACCTATCATGGATTCGTCCCGGCACCACCGTCTGCCGGAATTTCCGGTACGGAGGCGATCAGCGCGGTCAGCCCGTCCGCGTCGAGCAGGTCCGCCGGCCGGACCGTGACCCCGTCCCGCACGTAGTGGAACGCCGCGCCGACCCGCTCCACCGGCACGCCGGCCAGCTCCGCCCAGGCCAGCCGGTAGACCGCGAGCTGCACGGCGGCCACCTCGGCGGCTACGCCGGCGGGCTGCCGGCCGGTCTTCCAGTCGACCACGTCGAACCGCCCGCCCGGCCGGGCGAAGACGGCGTCCATCCGCCCCCGGACCACCACTCCGGCGATCACTGTGGCGAAGGGCACCTCCACCTCGACCGGCACCCGGTCGGCCCACTCGCTGGCCAGGAAGCGCTCCTGGAGCTCGGCCAACGCCTCGTCCGGCGCCGCGTCCGCGTCCGCCGCACCCGGCAGCTCGTCCAGGTCGAGCAGCCGGTCGGCGCCGAACCGCTGCTCCAGCCACGTGTGGAAGGCGGTGCCCCGGCGGGCGTACGGATTGGGTTCGGTGGGCACCGGGCGGCGCAGCGCGCGGGCCAGCGCCGCCGGATCCCGGCGCAGCGCCACCAACTGGGTCACCGACAGCTGGCCGGGCAGGGCCACCTCGACGGCACCGGACTGCCGGGTCAGCTCGGCCCGCTCGGCGAGCAGCAGGTCGGCCTCCCGCCGCCACCGCGCCACGTCCGCGTCGTCGGCCGACGGGTCCGCGCCCACCCCGGCGGTGTCGTCGCCGCCGGACGGCGTCCGTTCGGCCGTCTCGCCGCCGGGCAGCGGGCGGGCAGCCGCGTCCCCGTCGGACAGTGGGCGGGCCGCCGGGTCGCCGTCGGCGAGGAAGCGGCGGACCAGGGCTGCCGCCTCGGCCAGCGCCGGCCGGCGGGCGCCCAGCGGGTCGGCCGGCCACTCGGCGCGCAGCACCACCTCGGTCGTCGGGTTGACCGCGTCGCCCGGCGGCTCCGGCGCCCACTCGTCCACCAGGTGCCCGGCGCGGGCGTCCAGGCAGGCGTCGTGCACCTCCCGCAGCAGCACCGACGGGCCGCGCGGCCGTTTGGTGCCCTCCCCCCACCAGTAGCCGGAGCAGAGCAGCAGCCGCCGGGGCCGGGTCACCGCCACGTACGCCAGCCGGCGCTCCTCCCGCTCGTCGTGCGCCCGCCAGGCGTCGGTGAAGTCCTCCAGCGCCCGGGCCACCCCCCGCTGGTCCTCGGCCTCGGCCAGGCCCAGCTCCGGCAGCCCGTCGGCGTCGCCGCGCAACGGGAACGGCAGCACGCCCAGCCCGCCGAGCCAGTGGTCGGAGTTGCGCACCGGCCCCGGCCAGACGCCCCGGCTCAGGCCGGCCACCGCGACCACGTCCCACTCCAGGCCCTTCGCGGCGTGCGCGGTGAGGATCTGCACCGCGCCCTCGACCACCTCCACCTCGCCCGGCGTGAGGCCGCGTTCCTCGTCCTCGGCGGCGGCCAGGTAGGCCAGGAACCCCGACAGGGTGGCGCCCGGCGTCTCCCCGCTGAAGCGGGCGGCGACGTCGCCGAGCGCGTCCAGGTGGCCCCGCGCCAGGCCGGCGTCCCCGGCCCCGTCCCGGCCGGCCCGCACCGCCACCTCCACGTCCAGGCCGATCGTCCGCTCGATGTCCGCGATCAGCTCCGGCAGGGACTGGTCCAGCCGGTAGCGCAGCAGGCCCAGCTCCCGGGCGTACGCCCGCAGCCGCGCGTAGCCCTCCGCCGAGTACGCCTGCGCCGGGCCCAGGTCGGCCAGCGCCTCCACCAGGGTCGCCTCGTCGAGCAGGTCCGGGCTGATCTCCGGGGTGCCGTCGTCGGCGAGCCTGCGCCGAGCCGCCGCGATGGACTTCGCCCGGCGGTGCAGGGCCACCAGGTCACGGGGCCCGATCCGCCAGCGCGCGCCGGTCAGCAGCCGCAGCAGCGCGGCCCCGTCCGTCGGGTCGGCCAGCACCCGCAGCGTGCACACCACGTCCCGCACCTCGGGGGTGTCCAGCAGGCCACCCAGGCCCACCACCTCGACCGGCAGGCCGCGCTCGCGCAGCGCCGACTCGATCGCCGGAATCTGGCTGCGCAGCCGTACGAGCACGGCGGTCGTGGGCCGCAGCGGCACCGGGATGTGCTCGGGCAGCACGCCGGGCATTCCGGCCGCGCCGCGCCAGGCGTGCAGCACGCTGTCGGCGATCCAGTCGGCCTCGTCGGCGTACGTCCGCAGCAGCGCGCAGTGGACGGTGCCGCCGGCGGCGCCGCGGGCGCTGCGGTGCGGGACCGGCTCCTTGACGCTCATCGCCGCGCGCAGCTCCGGCACCCGGGCGCCGGCGGCCCGCAGCGGGGTGGCCAACGCGTTGGCGACACCGAGGATCTCGGGCCGGTTGCGCCAGCTCGTGGTGAGGCTGAGCACCTCGGCCGGCGCACCGCCTGCGCGGGCGAACTCCGTGGGGAAGCGGTCCAGGGTGCCGGCGCTCGCCCCGCGCCAGCCGTAGATCGACTGGCAGGGGTCGCCGACCGCCGTCACCGGGTGCCCGCCGCCGAAGAGCGCGTTGAGCAGCACCACCTGGGCATGGCTGGTGTCCTGGTACTCGTCGAGCAGCACCACCCGGAACCGGTCCCGCTCGATCTCGCCGACGCCCGGGTGGTCGCGGGCGACCCGGGCCGCCCGCGCGAGCTGGTCGGCGAAGTCCATCGCCTCGAAGTCCTCCTTGCGCCGGGCGTACGCGCGCACCAGCGGGAGCAGCTTCAGCCGGATCTGCTGGAGTTGCAGCGCCTTGCGCACGTCGGCGTAGACCCGGCCGGGGCGCACCTGCACCTCGGCGAAGAACCGGCCCGTCCACGCGGCCAGCGCGTCCGGGTCGACCAGGTGCTCGTCGAGCTCGCCGGCCAGCGCCAGCACCGCGTCGGTGATCGTGCTCGGCATCCGGTCCACGCCGGACATGTCGCCGTCGTAGTTGCGCACGAGCAGGTCGACCAGCTGCCAGCGGGACGCCTCGGTGAGCAGCCGGGTGGACGGCTCGTAGCCCGCCCGCAGCCCGTGCTCGGTGACGATCCGGCCCGCGTACGAGTGGTAGGTGGAGACGGTCGGCTCCCCGGCCAGCGGGTCGTCGAGCGGGTCGCGCCCCCGCCGCCCGAGCCGCCGCACCAACTGGTCGAGCCGCGTACGCACCCGGTGCGCCAGCTCCCCGGCGGCCTTGCGGGTGAAGGTGAGCCCGAGCACCTGCTCCGGCCGCACGTACGAGTTGGCGACCAGCCAGACCACCCGGGCGGCCATCGTCTCCGTCTTGCCCGACCCGGCGCCCGCCACCACCAGCAGCGGCTCGACGGGGGCGGCGATGATCGCGGCCTGTTCCCGGGTCGGCGCGGGCAGCCGCAGCAGCTTCGCCAGCTCCACCGGCGTGTAGCGGGGGCCGGCGTCGGCGACCCGGGGCGCAGGGGTCGCGCTGCTGAAGAGGGCGGGCTGCGTCAAGGCGTCTCCGGACGACGGGTGGTCGGCGGCTCGACCACCTGGCGGCCCTGCCCGGACACCGGGCAGCTCGTACGCACCGGGCAGACCCGGCACTTGGAGTTGGCGACCGCGGCGAAGGTGGCGGCGGCCATCGTATCCGCGGTACGCCGCACCAGCGCGGTCGCCCAGCCGGCCTCCGGGCCCTCCCCCGCCGGCGCCTGGCTCTGCTCCTTCGCGTCCTTCGCGCCGGTGCCGAGCTGCACCAGGGCCGCGCCGCCGGACTCCTCGCCGAAGTCGGCGAAGGCCCCCGCCTCCACCGCCGCCTGGTAGGCGCCGAGCTGTGGGTGCTCGGCGAGGTCGTTGGCCGTGACGGCGGTGGACTTGCCGGTCTTCAGGTCGATGACGACCAGCCGGCCGTCCTCGTCGACCTCCAGCCGGTCGACCCGGCCGACCAGCTCGACCGGCCGGTGCGGGCCGTCGAGGCGCACCGCGAACTCGTGCTCGATGGCGAGCAGCCGGCGCGGATTCGCGGCCAGCCAGCGGAGCAGCTTGTCCACCATCGCCTCGGCGCGGCTGTGCTCCGGACCGACCATCCAGCGGGCGGCCAGCTCGATGACGTCGAACCGGGCGGCGACGTAGTCCAGCAGCGCCCCCCGGTCGGCGCTGGCGTCCTCGGCGAGCATCGCGGCGGCGTGCACCAGGTTGCCGACGCCCTGGGCGGCGCTGGCCGGCGGGCTGCCGCCGTGCCGCTCCAGCAGCCAGCGCAGGCTGCACCGCAGCGCGCTCTCCATCGCCGACGGGGTGACCCGGACCGGCTCCCCCTCGTCGACCAGCGGGCGGTCGTCGGAGAGCTGCCGCAGCCCCCACCAGTCGTCCGGGTGCGCGCCGGCCACCCCGGCGGCGGCGAGCCGGGCCAGCTCGGCAGCCGCCGCCTGCCGCCGGGCGTAGGTCACGGCCGGGTCGCTGACGGCGGTACGCAGCTCCGCCACCAGCGCCGGCAGGGTCAGCGCCCGGGGCGGCCGGCTCACCGGCAACGCCCCCGGTCGATCCGGCTCCTCCTGGTCGGTGGGATCCGTCGGGCCGGTCGGATCCGGCGGATCGGTGGGATCCGTCGGGGCGGACGGGTCGGTCGGGTCGGTGGGGTCGGTGGGGTCGGTGGGGTCGGTCGGGTCGCTGGGGCCCAGCTCGTAGAGGAAGCGGCTCGGCTGCTCCTCGTGGTCGTCGCCGCCCACCGCGGCGGAGGCGACCGCGCTGACCAGCAGCCGTCGCCGGGCCCGGGTGACCGCGACGTGGAACAGCCGGCGCTCCTCGTCGAGCAGCGCCGAGGTCTGCCCGACCAGGGCCGCCACCACGCCCGCGCCGGCCGTCCGGCCGGCGAGCACGTCGACCAGGCGCTCCGAGCCGAGCAGGCTGCCACGCAGGCGCAGGTCGGGCCAGACGCCCTCCTGCACCCCGGCGACCGCCACGAGATCCCACTCCAGCCCCTTCGCGGCGTGGGCGGTGAGCAGCCGCACCGTCTCCCCCCGGTCGGCGGTCGGGGCGAGGGTGTCGGCCGGCAGGTCCTGACCGAGGACGTGGTCGAGGAAGACCTCCGTACGCGCGCCGGGCAGCCGGTCGGTGAACCGGGCCGCCGCGTCGAAGAGGACCATCACGGCGTCGAGGTCGCGGTCGGCCGCCTCGGCGCGGCGGCGCCGCGCGACGTCGCCCTCGCCGGTCACCGTCTGGCCGCGGCCGGTCGCCGCGGACCACAGCTCGGCGAGCCCGGTGGCCCGCCACACCGCCCAGAGCACGTCCTCCGCCGTGGCGCCGGGCCGCGCGGCGGACTCCCGGGCCACGGCCAGCAGACCGGCCACGGTCTGCGCCGGCTCCGCCCAGTGCCGCTCGATCCCGGCCAACCCGGCCGGGTCGCGCAGCGCCTCCACGATCAGTTCGCCCGAGGGCCGGCGGTCGCCGCCGGCCAGCGCCAGGGCGCGCAGCCCCTGCCGCAGCCGCCGCTCGGCCAGCGGATCGGCGCCGCCGAGCGACGAGTGCAGCAGCGCCACGGCGGCCTCCTCGTCGAGCCGCTCGGGCTCCAGGGCGCAGCGCAGCAGGAGCAGCAGCGGCGCGACCGCCGGTTGCAGGTGCAGCGGCAGGTCCTCGCCGTGCACGACGGTGGGCACCCCGGCGGCGTGCAGGGCACGTTGCAGCGAGGGCAGCTGCCGCCCGGTGGAGCGCACCAGCACGGCCATCTCCGACCAGGGCACGCCGCCGAGCAGGTGTGCCTCGCGCAGGGCGTGCGCCAGCCAGGCCGCCTCGCTGGTGGCCGAGCGGAAGGTGCGTACCTCGACCGCGCCGGGGGGCGCGTCGGGCAGCGGGTGCAGCCGGCGGTGCGCAGCCGGACCGCGCAGCCGTCGCGCCAGCCGGCCGGACGCGGCGAGCAGGCGGGCACCGGCCCGGTAGGAGGTGGTGAGCACCACCTGTGCCGCGGGCGCTCCCGAGGCGGTGCGGAAGCGGTGCGGAAACGTGGCCACCCCCGCCGGGTCGGCGCCCCGGAACGCGTACGTGGAGGAATCCGGGTCGGCGAA is drawn from Micromonospora sp. NBC_01740 and contains these coding sequences:
- a CDS encoding RrF2 family transcriptional regulator; the encoded protein is MYVSARSDYALRAMLAVAAAAPVGGGELVKAGTLADSQGIPLSFLQGILVDLRRAGLLVSHRGTEGGYALARPAVEISVGDVLRAIGGSLTTVRGLPAERAGYVGVATGLRDVWLAVHGAIALVVDRTTLADLLGAEHSAAGAGETRAR
- a CDS encoding DEAD/DEAH box helicase codes for the protein MTTVVPSFALTGLAPALLAELTAQGITEPFPIQSATLPDSLAGRDVLGRGRTGSGKTLAFGLPLLSRTAGRRARPGRPLALVLVPTRELAQQVTTALDPYARAVGLRCATVVGGLSLQRQADALRTGAELVVATPGRLHDLINRGDARLDQVGITVLDEADQMADMGFLPQVTKLLEQVAPNGQRMLFSATLDGGVDKLVRRFLSNPVSHSVDPGTATVTAMTHHVLHVDAVDKPTALTWIAAREGRTILFMGTKHRADRLARQLLAKGVRAAALHGGKSQPQRTRILEQFRTGQVTALVATDVAARGIHVDGLDMVVNVDPPAEAKDYLHRGGRTARAGESGTVVTLVLPEQRRDVSRLMSTAGIRPESVQVRSGDEALARVTGAREPSGVPVTIAPPAPQAASAGSAGGRSVGRAGEGGRAPHRASGRPRRSRRPRTPHAS
- the cspE gene encoding transcription antiterminator/RNA stability regulator CspE encodes the protein MAIGTVKWFNADKGFGFITPDGGGADVFAHFSAIQSSGYRSLDENQRVEFEVTQGQKGPQAENIRPL
- a CDS encoding ATP-dependent helicase, producing the protein MTQPALFSSATPAPRVADAGPRYTPVELAKLLRLPAPTREQAAIIAAPVEPLLVVAGAGSGKTETMAARVVWLVANSYVRPEQVLGLTFTRKAAGELAHRVRTRLDQLVRRLGRRGRDPLDDPLAGEPTVSTYHSYAGRIVTEHGLRAGYEPSTRLLTEASRWQLVDLLVRNYDGDMSGVDRMPSTITDAVLALAGELDEHLVDPDALAAWTGRFFAEVQVRPGRVYADVRKALQLQQIRLKLLPLVRAYARRKEDFEAMDFADQLARAARVARDHPGVGEIERDRFRVVLLDEYQDTSHAQVVLLNALFGGGHPVTAVGDPCQSIYGWRGASAGTLDRFPTEFARAGGAPAEVLSLTTSWRNRPEILGVANALATPLRAAGARVPELRAAMSVKEPVPHRSARGAAGGTVHCALLRTYADEADWIADSVLHAWRGAAGMPGVLPEHIPVPLRPTTAVLVRLRSQIPAIESALRERGLPVEVVGLGGLLDTPEVRDVVCTLRVLADPTDGAALLRLLTGARWRIGPRDLVALHRRAKSIAAARRRLADDGTPEISPDLLDEATLVEALADLGPAQAYSAEGYARLRAYARELGLLRYRLDQSLPELIADIERTIGLDVEVAVRAGRDGAGDAGLARGHLDALGDVAARFSGETPGATLSGFLAYLAAAEDEERGLTPGEVEVVEGAVQILTAHAAKGLEWDVVAVAGLSRGVWPGPVRNSDHWLGGLGVLPFPLRGDADGLPELGLAEAEDQRGVARALEDFTDAWRAHDEREERRLAYVAVTRPRRLLLCSGYWWGEGTKRPRGPSVLLREVHDACLDARAGHLVDEWAPEPPGDAVNPTTEVVLRAEWPADPLGARRPALAEAAALVRRFLADGDPAARPLSDGDAAARPLPGGETAERTPSGGDDTAGVGADPSADDADVARWRREADLLLAERAELTRQSGAVEVALPGQLSVTQLVALRRDPAALARALRRPVPTEPNPYARRGTAFHTWLEQRFGADRLLDLDELPGAADADAAPDEALAELQERFLASEWADRVPVEVEVPFATVIAGVVVRGRMDAVFARPGGRFDVVDWKTGRQPAGVAAEVAAVQLAVYRLAWAELAGVPVERVGAAFHYVRDGVTVRPADLLDADGLTALIASVPEIPADGGAGTNP
- a CDS encoding PD-(D/E)XK nuclease family protein produces the protein MQAYRLVRRPAEAVRGDHRPGGPARGDGRSGGPTGGERRSGGPTEGERRSGGPADGDAHRGAARLADPRQVEIVAHTDGPMLVLGGPGTGKTATLVEAVAARVAEGVDPERILVLTFGRRGATALRQRIEARVAEGGHRVLREPLVRTLPAYAFGLLRRAAAERGEPSPRLLTGPEQDLIIRELLDVVGEAPDDDPVGWPEDLRPALRTRAFAAQLRDLLMRAAERGVGPVELARLGEKLGRADWPAAARFLREYVAVLALRDVSNRGSVAYDPAELVRAATGMLLDDPELLAAERRRLAYVYVDELADTDPAQQDLLATVAGGGKPLVAFADPDSSTYAFRGADPAGVATFPHRFRTASGAPAAQVVLTTSYRAGARLLAASGRLARRLRGPAAHRRLHPLPDAPPGAVEVRTFRSATSEAAWLAHALREAHLLGGVPWSEMAVLVRSTGRQLPSLQRALHAAGVPTVVHGEDLPLHLQPAVAPLLLLLRCALEPERLDEEAAVALLHSSLGGADPLAERRLRQGLRALALAGGDRRPSGELIVEALRDPAGLAGIERHWAEPAQTVAGLLAVARESAARPGATAEDVLWAVWRATGLAELWSAATGRGQTVTGEGDVARRRRAEAADRDLDAVMVLFDAAARFTDRLPGARTEVFLDHVLGQDLPADTLAPTADRGETVRLLTAHAAKGLEWDLVAVAGVQEGVWPDLRLRGSLLGSERLVDVLAGRTAGAGVVAALVGQTSALLDEERRLFHVAVTRARRRLLVSAVASAAVGGDDHEEQPSRFLYELGPSDPTDPTDPTDPTDPTDPSAPTDPTDPPDPTGPTDPTDQEEPDRPGALPVSRPPRALTLPALVAELRTAVSDPAVTYARRQAAAAELARLAAAGVAGAHPDDWWGLRQLSDDRPLVDEGEPVRVTPSAMESALRCSLRWLLERHGGSPPASAAQGVGNLVHAAAMLAEDASADRGALLDYVAARFDVIELAARWMVGPEHSRAEAMVDKLLRWLAANPRRLLAIEHEFAVRLDGPHRPVELVGRVDRLEVDEDGRLVVIDLKTGKSTAVTANDLAEHPQLGAYQAAVEAGAFADFGEESGGAALVQLGTGAKDAKEQSQAPAGEGPEAGWATALVRRTADTMAAATFAAVANSKCRVCPVRTSCPVSGQGRQVVEPPTTRRPETP